A single region of the Garra rufa chromosome 20, GarRuf1.0, whole genome shotgun sequence genome encodes:
- the LOC141293689 gene encoding constitutive coactivator of PPAR-gamma-like protein 1 homolog isoform X1: MGVQGFQEYIEKHCPNAVVPVELQKLARGSLVGGGRQRPPQTPLRLLVDAENCLHRLYGGFYTDWVSGGQWNHMLGYLAALAKACFNGNIELLVCFNGALEKGRLHEWVKRQVNERQTAQQIVSHIQNKGTPPPKVWFLPPVCMAHCIRLALLRFHIGVVQTIEDHHQEVIALFRENGFHGLVAYDSDYALCNIPYYFSAHALKLSRNGKSLTTSQYLMHEVAKQLNLNPNRFVIFASLLGNHILPDEDLAAFHWSLLGPEHPLASLKVRAHQLVLPPCDVVIRAVADYVRNLQDVHDLEAIAKDIFKHSQSRTDDKVVRFKKAVEYYATASKPPHFPPYLVRPNQMGLPTAPQMLNIPGKPGVSTVPPLWSILNDAHLPIRLTHTCFCKVQHGYSGPPLAEPVHEADPSGKGLLEQNSYSNIPNDGKQHTPLYERLSPINPAHGGNSNHTDPAFFTTSSTSSSSENEENTGSTANHVSDHKGWDKQRNQMDNIPEGDHGDQNKSDPSVTSPVNQNLEGRGHVGVNAQIPSLLSMPTRNHMDITTPPLPVVAPEVLRVAEHRHKKGLMYPYIYHVLTKGEIKLSVTIEDEANKDLPSAVQLYRPIRQYVYGVLFSLAEAKKKAERLAMRRNRLPDYPTVIVKEWAAYKGKSPHTPELVEALPFREWTCPNLKKLWLGKAVEDKNRRMRAFLACMRSDTPAMLNPANVPTPLMVLCCVLRFMLQWPGVRILRRNELDAFLAQALSPKLYEPDQLQDLKIDNLDPRGVQLAALFMSGVDMALFANDVSGQPIPWEHCCPWMYFDGKLLQSKLIRASRDKAPLIDLCDGQTELVAKVEKMRQSILEGLNFSRPPQPLAFPPPPPHAMPFYPPNSTFYPPPPLPPLQGRGRGMPVGLQAIPSQGGKLEIAGTVVGQWAGSRRGRGRAPFPIQVVSVGGPTRGRPRGVISTPVIRTFGRGTKYHTRGFKSPITYQSRPAYAASTDEVIKDRKKPKLVTEAPHLSLEVPTAAENGLLEGKEADQLNGNEGESRATNQPESAFSNESKMCNTNPHLNALKEDGEGRRDEALGAAVLKTEE, translated from the exons ATGGGTGTCCAAGGTTTCCAGGAATACATTGAGAAGCATTGCCCCAATGCCGTGGTGCCGGTGGAGCTCCAGAAGCTCGCCCGGGGGAGTCTGGTCGGCGGCGGCCGGCAGAGACCCCCTCAAACTCCGCTCCGGCTGCTAGTGGATGCCGAGAACTGCCTGCACCGGCTCTACGGCGGCTTCTACACCGACTGGGTGAGCGGAGGCCAGTGGAACCACATGCTCGGGTACCTCGCCGCCCTCGCCAAAGCCTGTTTCAACGGCAACATCGAGCTGCTAGTCTGCTTCAATGGCGCCCTGGAGAAAGGCCGTCTCCACGAGTGGGTCAAGCGACAGGTGAACGAGAGGCAGACCGCCCAGCAGATCGTCAGCCACATCCAGAACAAGGGAACCCCGCCGCCCAAAGTCTGGTTTCTGCCCCCGGTGTGTATGGCCCACTGCATCCGCCTGGCGCTCCTCAGGTTCCACATCGGG GTTGTCCAGACCATCGAGGATCATCACCAGGAAGTGATTGCCTTATTTAGAGAAAATGGGTTCCATGGCCTGGTTGCCTATGACTCTGATTACGCCCTGTGCAACATCCCGTACTACTTTAGTGCCCATGCTCTCAAACTCAGCCGCAACGGCAAAAGCCTCACCACCAGCCAATACCTGATGCACGAAGTTGCCAAGCAACTTAATCTCAATCCAAATCGTTTTGTCATTTTTGCTTCACTTTTAG GGAATCACATACTGCCTGATGAAGACTTGGCTGCCTTTCACTGGAGTTTACTTGGACCTGAGCATCCTTTAGCATCCTTGAAG GTCCGTGCCCACCAACTCGTTCTTCCTCCATGTGATGTCGTCATAAGAGCCGTGGCAGACTATGTCCGCAACCTACAAGATGTCCATGATCTGGAAGCTATTGCTAAAGACATATTCAAGCACTCCCAG TCTCGAACCGATGACAAAGTTGTCCGTTTCAAAAAAGCAGTGGAGTACTACGCCACCGCCAGCAAGCCCCCTCACTTCCCCCCTTATTTAG TCAGACCAAATCAGATGGGATTGCCAACAGCACCGCAGATGCTTAACATTCCAGGCAAACCTGGGGTGAGTACTGTTCCACCATTATGGTCCATCCTGAATGACGCACACTTACCCATCAGACTGACACATACATGTTTCTGCAAGGTCCAGCATGGCTATTCCGGCCCTCCGTTGGCCGAGCCTGTCCATGAGGCGGACCCGTCGGGTAAAGGGCTCCTAGAACAGAACAGCTACAGCAACATTCCTAATGACGGGAAGCAGCACACACCGCTTTATGAGAGGTTGTCCCCTATCAACCCAGCTCACGGCGGCAACTCCAACCACACAGACCCAGCCTTCTTCACCACCTCGTCCACATCCTCGTCCTCCGAGAATGAGGAAAACACAGGCTCCACTGCCAA CCATGTAAGTGACCATAAGGGATGGGACAAACAGAGAAACCAGATGGATAACATCCCAGAAGGAGACCATGGGGACCAAAATAAA TCGGATCCTTCTGTGACCTCCCCTGTAAACCAAAACCTGGAGGGCAGAGGTCACGTAGGGGTCAATGCCCAAATTCCATCTCTCCTTTCTATGCCAACAAGAAATCACATGGATATTACCACTCCCCCTTTACCAGTGGTGGCACCAGAGGTGCTACGAGTCGCTGAGCACAGACACAAAAAGGGCCTCATGTACCCATATATATACCATGTTCTTACCAAG GGTGAGATAAAGTTATCTGTCACCATAGAGGATGAAGCAAACAAAGACCTGCCCTCTGCGGTGCAGCTGTACCGGCCAATCCGTCAATATGTTTACGGGGTGCTCTTCAGCCTGGCCGAGGCCAAAAAGAAGGCAGAGAGACTCGCCATGAGGAGAAATCGCCTCCCTGATT ATCCAACAGTGATAGTAAAAGAATGGGCTGCTTACAAAGGCAAATCTCCACACACCCCTGAACTAGTGGAAGCTCTTCCCTTCCGGGAGTGGACCTGCCCAAACCTGAAGAAACTCTGGCTGGGCAAGGCAGTGGAGGACAAGAACCGGAGGATGAGGGCTTTCTTGGCCTGCATGAGGTCGGACACTCCAGCTATGCTGAACCCTGCCAATGTCCCCACACCTCTTATGGTGCTGTGTTGTGTGCTACG GTTTATGTTACAATGGCCAGGAGTAAGAATTTTGCGTCGTAACGAACTTGACGCTTTCCTAGCTCAAGCACTTTCTCCTAAACTTTATGAGCCTGACCAGCTGCAGGACCTGAAG ATTGATAACCTGGATCCACGCGGCGTTCAGCTGGCTGCTCTTTTTATGAGCGGCGTGGATATGGCGCTGTTTGCCAATGATGTGAGCGGGCAGCCCATTCCCTGGGAACACTGCTGTCCATGGATGTATTTTGATGGCAAGCTGCTACAGAGTAAACTCATCCGGGCCAGTCGGGACAAGGCCCCACTCATTGACCTCTGCGATGGTCAG ACTGAACTAGTTGCCAAGGTGGAGAAGATGCGTCAGAGTATCCTGGAGGGTCTGAACTTCTCTCGTCCACCCCAGCCGCTCGCATTCCCCCCTCCACCTCCACACGCAATGCCTTTCTACCCCCCCAACAGCACCTTCTACCCTCCACCTCCTCTGCCCCCATTGCAGGGTAGAGGCAGGGGCATGCCTG TAGGACTTCAAGCCATTCCGTCACAGGGTGGTAAGCTTGAGATTGCAGGCACAGTGGTGGGTCAATGGGCTGGTAGTCGTCGTGGAAGAGGAAGAGCCCCGTTTCCCATTCAGGTGGTGTCAGTTGGTGGACCAACCAGAGG TCGTCCAAGAGGTGTGATTTCTACTCCTGTTATAAGGACCTTTGGTCGAGGAACCAAATACCACACTAGAGGGTTCAAGAGTCCGATAACATACCAG AGCAGGCCTGCATATGCTGCCTCAACCGATGAAGTGATAAAAGACAGAAAGAAGCCGAAGTTGGTGACCGAAGCACCACATCTGTCCTTAGAAGTGCCCACGGCAGCAGAGAACGGCTTGCTGGAGGGTAAAGAGGCAGACCAGCTCAATGGGAACGAAGGGGAAAGCAGGGCTACAAACCAACCTGAAAGTGCCTTTAGCAACGAATCTAAAATGTGCAATACAAATCCTCATTTAAATGCACTAAAAGAAGACGGCGAGGGCCGCAGAGATGAAGCTCTGGGCGCCGCCGTCTTAAAAACAGAAGAGTAA
- the LOC141293689 gene encoding constitutive coactivator of PPAR-gamma-like protein 1 isoform X3 — protein MGVQGFQEYIEKHCPNAVVPVELQKLARGSLVGGGRQRPPQTPLRLLVDAENCLHRLYGGFYTDWVSGGQWNHMLGYLAALAKACFNGNIELLVCFNGALEKGRLHEWVKRQVNERQTAQQIVSHIQNKGTPPPKVWFLPPVCMAHCIRLALLRFHIGVVQTIEDHHQEVIALFRENGFHGLVAYDSDYALCNIPYYFSAHALKLSRNGKSLTTSQYLMHEVAKQLNLNPNRFVIFASLLGNHILPDEDLAAFHWSLLGPEHPLASLKVRAHQLVLPPCDVVIRAVADYVRNLQDVHDLEAIAKDIFKHSQSRTDDKVVRFKKAVEYYATASKPPHFPPYLVRPNQMGLPTAPQMLNIPGKPGVQHGYSGPPLAEPVHEADPSGKGLLEQNSYSNIPNDGKQHTPLYERLSPINPAHGGNSNHTDPAFFTTSSTSSSSENEENTGSTANHVSDHKGWDKQRNQMDNIPEGDHGDQNKSDPSVTSPVNQNLEGRGHVGVNAQIPSLLSMPTRNHMDITTPPLPVVAPEVLRVAEHRHKKGLMYPYIYHVLTKGEIKLSVTIEDEANKDLPSAVQLYRPIRQYVYGVLFSLAEAKKKAERLAMRRNRLPDYPTVIVKEWAAYKGKSPHTPELVEALPFREWTCPNLKKLWLGKAVEDKNRRMRAFLACMRSDTPAMLNPANVPTPLMVLCCVLRFMLQWPGVRILRRNELDAFLAQALSPKLYEPDQLQDLKIDNLDPRGVQLAALFMSGVDMALFANDVSGQPIPWEHCCPWMYFDGKLLQSKLIRASRDKAPLIDLCDGQTELVAKVEKMRQSILEGLNFSRPPQPLAFPPPPPHAMPFYPPNSTFYPPPPLPPLQGRGRGMPVGLQAIPSQGGKLEIAGTVVGQWAGSRRGRGRAPFPIQVVSVGGPTRGRPRGVISTPVIRTFGRGTKYHTRGFKSPITYQSRPAYAASTDEVIKDRKKPKLVTEAPHLSLEVPTAAENGLLEGKEADQLNGNEGESRATNQPESAFSNESKMCNTNPHLNALKEDGEGRRDEALGAAVLKTEE, from the exons ATGGGTGTCCAAGGTTTCCAGGAATACATTGAGAAGCATTGCCCCAATGCCGTGGTGCCGGTGGAGCTCCAGAAGCTCGCCCGGGGGAGTCTGGTCGGCGGCGGCCGGCAGAGACCCCCTCAAACTCCGCTCCGGCTGCTAGTGGATGCCGAGAACTGCCTGCACCGGCTCTACGGCGGCTTCTACACCGACTGGGTGAGCGGAGGCCAGTGGAACCACATGCTCGGGTACCTCGCCGCCCTCGCCAAAGCCTGTTTCAACGGCAACATCGAGCTGCTAGTCTGCTTCAATGGCGCCCTGGAGAAAGGCCGTCTCCACGAGTGGGTCAAGCGACAGGTGAACGAGAGGCAGACCGCCCAGCAGATCGTCAGCCACATCCAGAACAAGGGAACCCCGCCGCCCAAAGTCTGGTTTCTGCCCCCGGTGTGTATGGCCCACTGCATCCGCCTGGCGCTCCTCAGGTTCCACATCGGG GTTGTCCAGACCATCGAGGATCATCACCAGGAAGTGATTGCCTTATTTAGAGAAAATGGGTTCCATGGCCTGGTTGCCTATGACTCTGATTACGCCCTGTGCAACATCCCGTACTACTTTAGTGCCCATGCTCTCAAACTCAGCCGCAACGGCAAAAGCCTCACCACCAGCCAATACCTGATGCACGAAGTTGCCAAGCAACTTAATCTCAATCCAAATCGTTTTGTCATTTTTGCTTCACTTTTAG GGAATCACATACTGCCTGATGAAGACTTGGCTGCCTTTCACTGGAGTTTACTTGGACCTGAGCATCCTTTAGCATCCTTGAAG GTCCGTGCCCACCAACTCGTTCTTCCTCCATGTGATGTCGTCATAAGAGCCGTGGCAGACTATGTCCGCAACCTACAAGATGTCCATGATCTGGAAGCTATTGCTAAAGACATATTCAAGCACTCCCAG TCTCGAACCGATGACAAAGTTGTCCGTTTCAAAAAAGCAGTGGAGTACTACGCCACCGCCAGCAAGCCCCCTCACTTCCCCCCTTATTTAG TCAGACCAAATCAGATGGGATTGCCAACAGCACCGCAGATGCTTAACATTCCAGGCAAACCTGGG GTCCAGCATGGCTATTCCGGCCCTCCGTTGGCCGAGCCTGTCCATGAGGCGGACCCGTCGGGTAAAGGGCTCCTAGAACAGAACAGCTACAGCAACATTCCTAATGACGGGAAGCAGCACACACCGCTTTATGAGAGGTTGTCCCCTATCAACCCAGCTCACGGCGGCAACTCCAACCACACAGACCCAGCCTTCTTCACCACCTCGTCCACATCCTCGTCCTCCGAGAATGAGGAAAACACAGGCTCCACTGCCAA CCATGTAAGTGACCATAAGGGATGGGACAAACAGAGAAACCAGATGGATAACATCCCAGAAGGAGACCATGGGGACCAAAATAAA TCGGATCCTTCTGTGACCTCCCCTGTAAACCAAAACCTGGAGGGCAGAGGTCACGTAGGGGTCAATGCCCAAATTCCATCTCTCCTTTCTATGCCAACAAGAAATCACATGGATATTACCACTCCCCCTTTACCAGTGGTGGCACCAGAGGTGCTACGAGTCGCTGAGCACAGACACAAAAAGGGCCTCATGTACCCATATATATACCATGTTCTTACCAAG GGTGAGATAAAGTTATCTGTCACCATAGAGGATGAAGCAAACAAAGACCTGCCCTCTGCGGTGCAGCTGTACCGGCCAATCCGTCAATATGTTTACGGGGTGCTCTTCAGCCTGGCCGAGGCCAAAAAGAAGGCAGAGAGACTCGCCATGAGGAGAAATCGCCTCCCTGATT ATCCAACAGTGATAGTAAAAGAATGGGCTGCTTACAAAGGCAAATCTCCACACACCCCTGAACTAGTGGAAGCTCTTCCCTTCCGGGAGTGGACCTGCCCAAACCTGAAGAAACTCTGGCTGGGCAAGGCAGTGGAGGACAAGAACCGGAGGATGAGGGCTTTCTTGGCCTGCATGAGGTCGGACACTCCAGCTATGCTGAACCCTGCCAATGTCCCCACACCTCTTATGGTGCTGTGTTGTGTGCTACG GTTTATGTTACAATGGCCAGGAGTAAGAATTTTGCGTCGTAACGAACTTGACGCTTTCCTAGCTCAAGCACTTTCTCCTAAACTTTATGAGCCTGACCAGCTGCAGGACCTGAAG ATTGATAACCTGGATCCACGCGGCGTTCAGCTGGCTGCTCTTTTTATGAGCGGCGTGGATATGGCGCTGTTTGCCAATGATGTGAGCGGGCAGCCCATTCCCTGGGAACACTGCTGTCCATGGATGTATTTTGATGGCAAGCTGCTACAGAGTAAACTCATCCGGGCCAGTCGGGACAAGGCCCCACTCATTGACCTCTGCGATGGTCAG ACTGAACTAGTTGCCAAGGTGGAGAAGATGCGTCAGAGTATCCTGGAGGGTCTGAACTTCTCTCGTCCACCCCAGCCGCTCGCATTCCCCCCTCCACCTCCACACGCAATGCCTTTCTACCCCCCCAACAGCACCTTCTACCCTCCACCTCCTCTGCCCCCATTGCAGGGTAGAGGCAGGGGCATGCCTG TAGGACTTCAAGCCATTCCGTCACAGGGTGGTAAGCTTGAGATTGCAGGCACAGTGGTGGGTCAATGGGCTGGTAGTCGTCGTGGAAGAGGAAGAGCCCCGTTTCCCATTCAGGTGGTGTCAGTTGGTGGACCAACCAGAGG TCGTCCAAGAGGTGTGATTTCTACTCCTGTTATAAGGACCTTTGGTCGAGGAACCAAATACCACACTAGAGGGTTCAAGAGTCCGATAACATACCAG AGCAGGCCTGCATATGCTGCCTCAACCGATGAAGTGATAAAAGACAGAAAGAAGCCGAAGTTGGTGACCGAAGCACCACATCTGTCCTTAGAAGTGCCCACGGCAGCAGAGAACGGCTTGCTGGAGGGTAAAGAGGCAGACCAGCTCAATGGGAACGAAGGGGAAAGCAGGGCTACAAACCAACCTGAAAGTGCCTTTAGCAACGAATCTAAAATGTGCAATACAAATCCTCATTTAAATGCACTAAAAGAAGACGGCGAGGGCCGCAGAGATGAAGCTCTGGGCGCCGCCGTCTTAAAAACAGAAGAGTAA
- the LOC141293689 gene encoding constitutive coactivator of PPAR-gamma-like protein 1 homolog isoform X2, with protein MGVQGFQEYIEKHCPNAVVPVELQKLARGSLVGGGRQRPPQTPLRLLVDAENCLHRLYGGFYTDWVSGGQWNHMLGYLAALAKACFNGNIELLVCFNGALEKGRLHEWVKRQVNERQTAQQIVSHIQNKGTPPPKVWFLPPVCMAHCIRLALLRFHIGVVQTIEDHHQEVIALFRENGFHGLVAYDSDYALCNIPYYFSAHALKLSRNGKSLTTSQYLMHEVAKQLNLNPNRFVIFASLLGNHILPDEDLAAFHWSLLGPEHPLASLKVRAHQLVLPPCDVVIRAVADYVRNLQDVHDLEAIAKDIFKHSQSRTDDKVVRFKKAVEYYATASKPPHFPPYLVRPNQMGLPTAPQMLNIPGKPGVSTVPPLWSILNDAHLPIRLTHTCFCKVQHGYSGPPLAEPVHEADPSGKGLLEQNSYSNIPNDGKQHTPLYERLSPINPAHGGNSNHTDPAFFTTSSTSSSSENEENTGSTANHVSDHKGWDKQRNQMDNIPEGDHGDQNKSDPSVTSPVNQNLEGRGHVGVNAQIPSLLSMPTRNHMDITTPPLPVVAPEVLRVAEHRHKKGLMYPYIYHVLTKGEIKLSVTIEDEANKDLPSAVQLYRPIRQYVYGVLFSLAEAKKKAERLAMRRNRLPDYPTVIVKEWAAYKGKSPHTPELVEALPFREWTCPNLKKLWLGKAVEDKNRRMRAFLACMRSDTPAMLNPANVPTPLMVLCCVLRFMLQWPGVRILRRNELDAFLAQALSPKLYEPDQLQDLKIDNLDPRGVQLAALFMSGVDMALFANDVSGQPIPWEHCCPWMYFDGKLLQSKLIRASRDKAPLIDLCDGQTELVAKVEKMRQSILEGLNFSRPPQPLAFPPPPPHAMPFYPPNSTFYPPPPLPPLQGRGRGMPGLQAIPSQGGKLEIAGTVVGQWAGSRRGRGRAPFPIQVVSVGGPTRGRPRGVISTPVIRTFGRGTKYHTRGFKSPITYQSRPAYAASTDEVIKDRKKPKLVTEAPHLSLEVPTAAENGLLEGKEADQLNGNEGESRATNQPESAFSNESKMCNTNPHLNALKEDGEGRRDEALGAAVLKTEE; from the exons ATGGGTGTCCAAGGTTTCCAGGAATACATTGAGAAGCATTGCCCCAATGCCGTGGTGCCGGTGGAGCTCCAGAAGCTCGCCCGGGGGAGTCTGGTCGGCGGCGGCCGGCAGAGACCCCCTCAAACTCCGCTCCGGCTGCTAGTGGATGCCGAGAACTGCCTGCACCGGCTCTACGGCGGCTTCTACACCGACTGGGTGAGCGGAGGCCAGTGGAACCACATGCTCGGGTACCTCGCCGCCCTCGCCAAAGCCTGTTTCAACGGCAACATCGAGCTGCTAGTCTGCTTCAATGGCGCCCTGGAGAAAGGCCGTCTCCACGAGTGGGTCAAGCGACAGGTGAACGAGAGGCAGACCGCCCAGCAGATCGTCAGCCACATCCAGAACAAGGGAACCCCGCCGCCCAAAGTCTGGTTTCTGCCCCCGGTGTGTATGGCCCACTGCATCCGCCTGGCGCTCCTCAGGTTCCACATCGGG GTTGTCCAGACCATCGAGGATCATCACCAGGAAGTGATTGCCTTATTTAGAGAAAATGGGTTCCATGGCCTGGTTGCCTATGACTCTGATTACGCCCTGTGCAACATCCCGTACTACTTTAGTGCCCATGCTCTCAAACTCAGCCGCAACGGCAAAAGCCTCACCACCAGCCAATACCTGATGCACGAAGTTGCCAAGCAACTTAATCTCAATCCAAATCGTTTTGTCATTTTTGCTTCACTTTTAG GGAATCACATACTGCCTGATGAAGACTTGGCTGCCTTTCACTGGAGTTTACTTGGACCTGAGCATCCTTTAGCATCCTTGAAG GTCCGTGCCCACCAACTCGTTCTTCCTCCATGTGATGTCGTCATAAGAGCCGTGGCAGACTATGTCCGCAACCTACAAGATGTCCATGATCTGGAAGCTATTGCTAAAGACATATTCAAGCACTCCCAG TCTCGAACCGATGACAAAGTTGTCCGTTTCAAAAAAGCAGTGGAGTACTACGCCACCGCCAGCAAGCCCCCTCACTTCCCCCCTTATTTAG TCAGACCAAATCAGATGGGATTGCCAACAGCACCGCAGATGCTTAACATTCCAGGCAAACCTGGGGTGAGTACTGTTCCACCATTATGGTCCATCCTGAATGACGCACACTTACCCATCAGACTGACACATACATGTTTCTGCAAGGTCCAGCATGGCTATTCCGGCCCTCCGTTGGCCGAGCCTGTCCATGAGGCGGACCCGTCGGGTAAAGGGCTCCTAGAACAGAACAGCTACAGCAACATTCCTAATGACGGGAAGCAGCACACACCGCTTTATGAGAGGTTGTCCCCTATCAACCCAGCTCACGGCGGCAACTCCAACCACACAGACCCAGCCTTCTTCACCACCTCGTCCACATCCTCGTCCTCCGAGAATGAGGAAAACACAGGCTCCACTGCCAA CCATGTAAGTGACCATAAGGGATGGGACAAACAGAGAAACCAGATGGATAACATCCCAGAAGGAGACCATGGGGACCAAAATAAA TCGGATCCTTCTGTGACCTCCCCTGTAAACCAAAACCTGGAGGGCAGAGGTCACGTAGGGGTCAATGCCCAAATTCCATCTCTCCTTTCTATGCCAACAAGAAATCACATGGATATTACCACTCCCCCTTTACCAGTGGTGGCACCAGAGGTGCTACGAGTCGCTGAGCACAGACACAAAAAGGGCCTCATGTACCCATATATATACCATGTTCTTACCAAG GGTGAGATAAAGTTATCTGTCACCATAGAGGATGAAGCAAACAAAGACCTGCCCTCTGCGGTGCAGCTGTACCGGCCAATCCGTCAATATGTTTACGGGGTGCTCTTCAGCCTGGCCGAGGCCAAAAAGAAGGCAGAGAGACTCGCCATGAGGAGAAATCGCCTCCCTGATT ATCCAACAGTGATAGTAAAAGAATGGGCTGCTTACAAAGGCAAATCTCCACACACCCCTGAACTAGTGGAAGCTCTTCCCTTCCGGGAGTGGACCTGCCCAAACCTGAAGAAACTCTGGCTGGGCAAGGCAGTGGAGGACAAGAACCGGAGGATGAGGGCTTTCTTGGCCTGCATGAGGTCGGACACTCCAGCTATGCTGAACCCTGCCAATGTCCCCACACCTCTTATGGTGCTGTGTTGTGTGCTACG GTTTATGTTACAATGGCCAGGAGTAAGAATTTTGCGTCGTAACGAACTTGACGCTTTCCTAGCTCAAGCACTTTCTCCTAAACTTTATGAGCCTGACCAGCTGCAGGACCTGAAG ATTGATAACCTGGATCCACGCGGCGTTCAGCTGGCTGCTCTTTTTATGAGCGGCGTGGATATGGCGCTGTTTGCCAATGATGTGAGCGGGCAGCCCATTCCCTGGGAACACTGCTGTCCATGGATGTATTTTGATGGCAAGCTGCTACAGAGTAAACTCATCCGGGCCAGTCGGGACAAGGCCCCACTCATTGACCTCTGCGATGGTCAG ACTGAACTAGTTGCCAAGGTGGAGAAGATGCGTCAGAGTATCCTGGAGGGTCTGAACTTCTCTCGTCCACCCCAGCCGCTCGCATTCCCCCCTCCACCTCCACACGCAATGCCTTTCTACCCCCCCAACAGCACCTTCTACCCTCCACCTCCTCTGCCCCCATTGCAGGGTAGAGGCAGGGGCATGCCTG GACTTCAAGCCATTCCGTCACAGGGTGGTAAGCTTGAGATTGCAGGCACAGTGGTGGGTCAATGGGCTGGTAGTCGTCGTGGAAGAGGAAGAGCCCCGTTTCCCATTCAGGTGGTGTCAGTTGGTGGACCAACCAGAGG TCGTCCAAGAGGTGTGATTTCTACTCCTGTTATAAGGACCTTTGGTCGAGGAACCAAATACCACACTAGAGGGTTCAAGAGTCCGATAACATACCAG AGCAGGCCTGCATATGCTGCCTCAACCGATGAAGTGATAAAAGACAGAAAGAAGCCGAAGTTGGTGACCGAAGCACCACATCTGTCCTTAGAAGTGCCCACGGCAGCAGAGAACGGCTTGCTGGAGGGTAAAGAGGCAGACCAGCTCAATGGGAACGAAGGGGAAAGCAGGGCTACAAACCAACCTGAAAGTGCCTTTAGCAACGAATCTAAAATGTGCAATACAAATCCTCATTTAAATGCACTAAAAGAAGACGGCGAGGGCCGCAGAGATGAAGCTCTGGGCGCCGCCGTCTTAAAAACAGAAGAGTAA